In a genomic window of Limisphaera ngatamarikiensis:
- the ftsH gene encoding ATP-dependent zinc metalloprotease FtsH: MQPRTWMVWVMIVAGVIVLMSLRNRTQQEAVQISQARFLQLVESNLIAKARIIYSAQSPFLTEIVGTYYATDPSGRRIQENGQDKEVPFRARARLTEAMEDRLLRLPNFEPQEQNVVLMNVLLSILPILLIAALIWFFFIRQIKMAGKGALSFGKSKARLLTKERNKTTFKDVAGIDEAIEEVAELVEFLRDPKKFQRLGGRIPKGVLMVGPPGTGKTLLAKAIAGEADAAFFSISGSDFVEMFVGVGASRVRDMFEQARKHTPCLIFIDEIDAVGRSRGHGLGGGNDEREQTLNALLVEMDGFDTTEGIIIIAATNRPDVLDPALLRPGRFDRQVVVNLPDVRGREAILKVHARNIKLAPDVDLSVIARSTPGFSGAELANLLNEAALLAARAGKKAVGMEELEEARDKVRWGRERRSLAMTPEEKRCTAWHEAGHALVNVLLPNAQPLHKVTIIPRGQALGATMSLPRGDVLNRRRKEMLDTVAVMMAGRIAEEMVSGDISTGAAGDIQQATNIVRAMVTQWGMSERIGMVHYGRDEEYVFLGREIASHRPYSERTAEEIDQEVKRIIDEQYQVAKKLLETHRDKLEILANALLEYETLDGSQVEEIVKTGRLTVRPPTPKGEPPMGAPAGTPVPEIPPKPASPTLPGLGSPAPATA; this comes from the coding sequence ATGCAGCCCCGCACCTGGATGGTGTGGGTCATGATTGTCGCCGGGGTCATCGTGCTGATGTCCCTGCGCAATCGAACTCAACAGGAGGCGGTCCAAATCTCCCAGGCGCGATTCCTCCAACTGGTCGAATCCAACCTGATCGCCAAGGCACGCATAATCTACAGTGCGCAGTCTCCGTTCCTGACCGAGATCGTCGGCACCTACTACGCCACCGACCCCTCGGGCCGTCGCATCCAGGAAAACGGTCAGGACAAGGAAGTGCCCTTCCGCGCCCGGGCCCGGCTCACCGAGGCCATGGAAGATCGCCTCCTGCGCCTGCCCAACTTCGAACCCCAGGAGCAGAACGTCGTGCTCATGAACGTCCTGCTCAGCATCCTGCCCATCCTGCTCATCGCCGCCCTCATCTGGTTCTTCTTCATCCGCCAGATCAAAATGGCAGGTAAAGGCGCGCTCTCCTTCGGCAAAAGCAAGGCACGGCTCCTCACCAAGGAACGCAACAAAACCACCTTCAAAGACGTCGCCGGCATTGACGAGGCCATCGAGGAGGTGGCCGAGCTGGTCGAGTTCCTGCGGGACCCCAAGAAATTCCAGCGCCTGGGCGGGCGCATCCCCAAGGGCGTCCTCATGGTGGGGCCTCCCGGCACCGGCAAGACCCTGCTGGCCAAGGCCATCGCAGGCGAGGCCGACGCGGCCTTCTTCAGTATCAGCGGATCCGATTTCGTCGAGATGTTCGTCGGCGTCGGTGCCAGTCGCGTCCGCGACATGTTCGAACAAGCCCGAAAACATACCCCGTGCCTGATCTTCATTGACGAAATTGATGCCGTGGGCCGCAGCCGCGGACACGGCCTCGGCGGCGGCAACGACGAGCGCGAACAAACCCTCAACGCCCTCCTGGTCGAAATGGACGGGTTCGACACCACCGAGGGCATCATCATCATCGCCGCCACCAACCGGCCCGACGTGCTCGACCCCGCCCTGCTCCGACCCGGCCGGTTCGATCGTCAAGTGGTCGTCAACCTCCCCGATGTCCGCGGACGTGAAGCCATCCTCAAGGTCCACGCCCGCAACATCAAACTCGCCCCCGACGTGGACCTCTCTGTCATCGCGCGCAGCACCCCGGGATTCTCCGGAGCCGAACTGGCCAACCTGCTGAACGAAGCCGCCCTCCTGGCCGCCCGCGCCGGGAAAAAGGCCGTCGGCATGGAAGAACTCGAAGAAGCCAGGGACAAAGTGCGCTGGGGCCGCGAACGGCGCAGCCTCGCCATGACGCCCGAGGAAAAACGATGCACCGCCTGGCACGAAGCCGGCCATGCACTGGTCAACGTCCTGCTCCCCAACGCCCAACCCCTGCACAAGGTCACCATCATCCCCCGCGGCCAGGCCCTGGGCGCCACCATGTCCCTCCCACGCGGCGACGTCCTCAACCGACGCCGCAAGGAAATGCTCGACACCGTCGCCGTCATGATGGCAGGACGCATCGCCGAGGAAATGGTCTCCGGCGACATCTCCACCGGTGCCGCCGGTGACATCCAACAGGCCACCAACATCGTCCGCGCCATGGTCACCCAATGGGGTATGAGCGAGCGCATCGGCATGGTCCACTACGGCCGCGACGAGGAATACGTTTTCCTTGGCCGCGAAATCGCCAGCCACCGCCCCTACAGCGAACGAACCGCCGAGGAAATCGACCAGGAGGTCAAACGCATCATTGACGAGCAATACCAGGTGGCCAAAAAACTCCTCGAAACCCACCGGGACAAACTCGAAATCCTCGCCAACGCACTGCTGGAATACGAGACCCTCGACGGCAGCCAGGTCGAGGAAATCGTCAAGACTGGTCGGCTCACAGTCCGACCACCCACGCCCAAGGGCGAGCCCCCCATGGGCGCGCCCGCCGGCACGCCCGTGCCCGAAATCCCACCCAAACCCGCCAGCCCCACCCTGCCCGGACTCGGCAGCCCAGCACCCGCTACAGCTTAA